From the Theileria parva strain Muguga chromosome 3 map unlocalized ctg_531, whole genome shotgun sequence genome, one window contains:
- the atad3-a gene encoding ATPase family AAA domain-containing protein 3-A, with translation MSTFGFGRSFPTPNPAPSSNKDDNNITGKFDPTALERGAKALKMLDSSPNSQKAFELTKLQEMTKQQELQMQIEQMRLRQGELGTQKAKVESDERKKLLSHQQEQERITAQYKAKLEDEMYQKKLHDQRKQNEEWLQRQHQQFLKQEEIRKKTETEILNMRKEQMKQEKELERENLVAKVREENMGKIKQERENFDIHLKMMKERSVEERKTKLESLNIIFSSLGSGLYSLLSDKQRLTYTVMTLTGLSLGVYTAKNGTKVARKVIEQKIGKPSLVRETSKSIITNNLRSFWESLMGKKKELNLNEIVLNNKLSERLNWSINSLLKCKENKTPYRNILLYGPPGTGKTLFAKTLALKSGMDYAIMTGGDVGPLKEDAVTELNKLFKWSNKSKKGLILFIDEAEAFLRQGRSTLQGMSENIRNALSTFLYHTGNENNNFCLILATNEKDILDKAVVDRIDESYNFDLPEEEERKRMIKIFMYQYVINPLKRTSKVQIDEGINDQYFAKLAKKTQGLSGRQISKLCISLQSAIYGSGASKLTVDLADTVIDWHLKNQNND, from the exons ATGTCAACGTTTGGATTCGGAAGGAGTTTTCCAACTCCGAACCCAGCTCCATCGTCAAATAAAGATGATAACAATATAACAGgaaaat TCGATCCCACAGCCTTGGAGCGTGGAGCCAAGGCGTTAAAAATGCTAGACTCCTCCCCTAACTCACAAAAGGCCTTTGAGCTTACAAAGCTCCAGGAAATGACAAAGCAACAAGAGTTGCAGATGCAAATTGAACAG atGAGATTGAGGCAAGGTGAATTGGGGACTCAAAAGGCAAAGGTTGAAAGTGATGAGCGTAAAAAGTTACTTTCACATCAACAGGAACAAGAAAGAATTACGGCACAATACAAGGCCAAACTTGAGGA TGAGATGTATCAAAAGAAACTTCATGACCAACGAAAACAAAATGAAGAGTGGTTGCAACGCCAGCACCAGCAGTTTCTAAAACAAGAGGAGATTAGGAAAAAAACAG aaACTGAGATTCTGAACATGAGGAAAGAACAAATGAAACAAGAAAAGGAGCTCGAGAGAGAAAACCTTGTCGCTAAAGTTAGAGAAGAGAACATGGGCAAAATCAAACAGGAAAGAGAAAATTTCGACATTCACCTCAa GATGATGAAGGAACGCTCAGTTGAGGAACGAAAAACCAAACTGGAGTCCTTGAACATAATCTTTTCCTCACTTGGGTCAGGATTGTACTCCTTACTCAGCGATAAACAGCGACTAACATACACG GTCATGACTTTGACTGGCTTGTCATTGGGTGTTTACACAGCAAAAAATGGCACGAAAGTAGCTCGAAAAGTCATT GAACAAAAAATTGGTAAACCGTCATTAGTTCGTGAAACCTCCAAATCCATAATAACA AATAATCTCAGAAGCTTCTGGGAATCATTAATGGGGAAGAAGAAGGAACTAAACTTGAATGAAATCGTCCTAAACAATAAGTTAAGCGAACGCTTAAACTGGTCAATCAACTCACTCCTTAAGTGTAAGGAAAACAAAACGCCCTACAGGAATATTCTACTATACGGTCCCCCCGGCACCGGCAAAACACTATTTGCAAAAAC ACTTGCCTTGAAGAGTGGAATGGACTATGCCATCATGACTGGTGGTGACGTTGGACCGCTGAAAGAAGATGCTGTAACCGAGTTAAATAAACTGTTTAAGTGGTCAAATAAGTCTAAAAAGGGTCTAATTCTCTTTATTGACGAGGCTGAGGCTTTTCTGAGACAAGGCCGTTCAACACTGCAGGGAATGTCAGAGAACATTCGAAACGCTCTTTCC ACGTTTTTGTACCACACCGGTAAcgaaaataacaatttttgtCTAATTCTCGCTACCAACGAGAAGGATATTCTGGACAAGGCTGTGGTTGATAGAATTGACGAGTCCTACAACTTTGACTTGCCTGAAGAAGAGGAACGTAAAAgaatgattaaaatattcatgTACCAATATGTAATAAACCCTCTAAAACGAACCTCAAAGGTACAAATTGACGAGGGTATTAACGACCAATACTTTGCAAAGCTAGCAAAGAAAACTCAAGGGCTTTCAGGACGACAAATATCCAAg CTGTGTATAAGTCTACAAAGTGCTATTTATGGAAGTGGTGCAAGTAAACTCACTGTTGACCTTGCTGATACTGTCATTGACTGGCACTTGAAGAATCAAAATAACGATTGA
- the mak16 gene encoding Ribosomal L28e family protein — protein sequence MSDDVVWQLIKNGFCSFRKTTDNKAFCTNVYNVTGLCNHASCPLANSNYATVIEDQGDLLLCLKTVERCHTPRDQWQKIRLSKSKTEALEQITQETKVGFPNHLTTKCKMRFKRLREVLGNMRTMALNKKIKLLPVKKKTERRESVREKKAEIAAKLDKSIQQELLNRLSQGIYGELYNFEKDKVPEKEEESEPDMLDETKLEPLVKRKRRGRKVNIEYEKEEEFYPMELNS from the exons atgagTGATGACGTGGTTTGGCAGTTAATCAAGAACGGATTTTGTTCCTTTCGGAAAAC AACTGATAATAAAGCTTTTTGTACCAATGTATACAACGTCACTGGGCTTTGTAATCACGCTAGTTGTCCTCTAGCCAATAGTAACTATGCAACTGTGATTGAAGAtcaag GTGACTTGCTACTATGTCTGAAAACCGTTGAGAGGTGTCATACTCCTAGAGATCAATGGCAGAAAATTCGTCTTTCTAAATCCAAAACTGAAGCTTTAGAACAAATTACACAGGAAACTAAGGTTGGGTTCCCTAATCACCTGACTACTAAGTGTAAGATGAGGTTTAAAAGACTCCGTGAAGTCCTAGGTAACATGAGAACCATGGCACTGAATAAAAAGATAAAACTACTCCCAGTTAAGAAGAAAACTGAACGCCGTGAGTCAGTTCGTGAGAAGAAAGCTGAAATCGCAGCCAAACTCGACAAGAGTATTCAGCAGGAACTTCTGAACAGACTGAGTCAGGGCATTTACGGCGAACTATACAACTTTGAGAAAGATAAAGTTCCTGAAAAGGAAGAGGAGTCGGAACCCGACATGCTTGATGAAACCAAGCTTGAACCCCTAGTTAAGAGGAAGAGAAGAGGGCGAAAAGTGAACATTGAGTACGAAAAGGAAGAAGAATTCTACCCAATGGAACTAAATTCATAA